A window from Ignavibacteriota bacterium encodes these proteins:
- the rfbB gene encoding dTDP-glucose 4,6-dehydratase, protein MTILVTGGCGFIGSNFVRYMLERHPDYSIINFDALTYAGNLENLTGIEDNPRYHFVKGDICRKDDVQSAMQKFGVDTIVNFAAESHVDRSILGPAVFVQTNVAGTGILLDVARENGIKKFLQVSTDEVYGSLGAEGKFTETTPLHPNSPYAASKTSADLLALAYEHTFGLPVVITRCSNNYGPYQFPEKLLPLMIANILENKPLPVYGKGLNVRDWLYVIDHCAAIDVVLHRGKIGEVYNIGGNNEWKNIDIVKILLKELGKPESLITYVKDRPGHDLRYAIDATKIQTELGWTPSVTFEQGITMTIDWYLKNESWWRRVMSGEYKEYYRKMYDER, encoded by the coding sequence ATGACAATCTTAGTCACCGGGGGCTGTGGATTTATCGGCAGTAACTTTGTTCGATACATGCTCGAACGACATCCCGACTATTCCATCATCAATTTTGATGCGCTTACCTATGCCGGAAATCTTGAAAATTTGACCGGAATTGAAGACAACCCTCGTTATCATTTTGTAAAAGGAGATATTTGCCGGAAAGATGATGTTCAATCTGCGATGCAAAAATTCGGCGTTGACACAATCGTGAACTTTGCCGCCGAATCTCATGTTGATAGAAGCATCTTGGGACCGGCTGTGTTTGTTCAGACGAATGTTGCCGGGACCGGAATTCTTCTCGATGTTGCGCGCGAGAATGGAATCAAGAAGTTTTTACAAGTTTCTACAGATGAAGTCTATGGTTCACTTGGTGCCGAAGGAAAATTTACCGAAACGACTCCACTTCATCCGAACAGTCCGTATGCCGCATCAAAAACTTCAGCAGATTTACTTGCGCTCGCGTATGAACACACATTTGGTTTGCCGGTTGTGATTACCCGATGTTCTAACAATTATGGTCCGTATCAATTTCCTGAAAAATTACTTCCGTTGATGATTGCAAATATTCTGGAGAATAAACCGTTACCTGTGTATGGCAAAGGCTTGAATGTACGTGATTGGTTGTATGTAATTGACCATTGCGCGGCAATTGATGTAGTACTTCATCGGGGGAAAATCGGTGAAGTGTATAACATCGGCGGGAATAATGAATGGAAAAATATTGACATCGTGAAGATATTGTTGAAGGAACTTGGCAAGCCGGAAAGTCTCATCACGTATGTAAAGGACAGACCGGGACACGATTTACGTTACGCTATTGATGCGACGAAGATTCAAACAGAATTAGGTTGGACACCATCGGTAACGTTCGAGCAAGGAATTACAATGACGATTGATTGGTATTTGAAGAATGAATCGTGGTGGAGACGAGTGATGAGCGGAGAGTATAAAGAGTATTATCGGAAGATGTATGATGAAAGATAA
- a CDS encoding response regulator transcription factor: MVRTIIIDDEPKGRSALQQMLQKFCPSVEVVETADSAEAGKKAIYKHRPKLVFLDVEMPFQDGFEMLQSLEKIDFKVIFCTGHNHYAIKAIRFSALDYLMKPIDIKELKAAVEKAEHSIHPKNPNEQFDVFFHSLKNVYGKIGVPTRNGLLFVEISNILRCESDSNYTRIFTINGEKHLASKTLKEFEGLLTECNFVRVHQSHLVNLSHIKEYVKGDGGSVILVDGTEVEVSRKNKEILLKRLMVH, translated from the coding sequence ATGGTAAGAACAATAATCATTGACGACGAACCAAAAGGGAGAAGCGCTTTACAACAGATGTTGCAAAAATTCTGTCCTTCTGTCGAAGTTGTAGAGACTGCTGATTCTGCTGAAGCAGGGAAGAAGGCGATTTACAAGCACAGACCTAAGTTGGTTTTCCTTGATGTTGAGATGCCATTTCAGGATGGATTTGAAATGTTACAAAGTTTAGAAAAAATTGATTTCAAAGTCATTTTCTGTACGGGGCATAATCATTACGCCATCAAAGCAATCCGATTCAGCGCGCTCGATTACTTGATGAAGCCGATTGACATCAAAGAATTAAAAGCGGCGGTTGAAAAGGCGGAACACTCGATTCACCCGAAAAATCCAAACGAGCAGTTTGATGTTTTCTTTCACAGTCTGAAAAATGTGTATGGGAAAATCGGTGTGCCGACGAGAAACGGATTACTCTTCGTGGAAATCAGTAACATTCTCCGTTGCGAATCGGACAGCAATTACACCCGCATCTTTACTATCAATGGAGAAAAACATCTTGCATCAAAAACATTAAAAGAATTTGAAGGACTTCTCACCGAATGTAATTTTGTTCGCGTACATCAATCGCACTTAGTCAATCTCAGTCACATCAAAGAATATGTAAAAGGTGATGGCGGCTCGGTAATTCTTGTGGATGGAACTGAGGTTGAAGTCTCAAGGAAGAACAAGGAGATTCTACTGAAGAGATTGATGGTACATTAA
- a CDS encoding histidine kinase, protein MNIVLHRNWFLWLKLFSVGFFLLNTFFTPLFALDPSKSIRQYGYDVWDANKGFPFFAVHSIVQSHDGYLWLSTDDGLVRFDGVRFKLFDNTNTKELKHNQISTIVEDKNGNLWFGTRGGGLMKYRDGKFFHYGKKDGLPSETIHAMCLSNDGGLWLGTEMVGICYWNNGFVRPLQTVKKYDWVFSIAEMRDKTLLFGLGALCKKPADKFSYYRVDSSRALVKAILEDTHGRRWIGTAEGLFFLQDEQMVPCMIPGAPTTQVVSALYEDKAGNIWLGTEGNGLYRYSNGKFDTFTMANGLSSDRILSFYEDREGNLWVGTRGGGLNRFRDLNIVSFSKSERLTEEYAGSVFECRDGTMFVGIKDFGLDEIRDGKVINNYRFGETQMQNTVRAIHEDTHGTIWIGTNRGVYQLTKKNGTSKRIVKPVELQGRLRTESFRVIFSDARDSLWFGIYGGGFIQRHSSVAYQLEPVDKTLMRNGYVRTLSRSNDGTIWVGSQTGVVQLKDSAVISRFTKKDGLTHDDVFSTHVEDNGIVWVGTYGGGLNRIKNGRVTQIRKVHGLFDEVVYSILDDGLGNFWMSCNKGIFSISKKQLNEFCEGRVQEITCTPYGIVDGMKSVECNGGSQFSGIITRSGLLVFATVKGVVMIDPARVQTNMLPPLVKIEQVIAEGEIVEAKNEIELSSGKRNLEIEFTGLSFVVPEKVQFKFKLQGINDSWIESGTRRSAYFTHLPPGEYVFHVKACNNAGVWNEQGATVSIIIPPLFWETWWFQFGGVLTLVSVVVTIVMRREKIIKERERQKLMVQQQLMELESRALRSQMNPHFIFNSLNSIQECILSDKTEAACEYLSKFAQLIRIAFESSEKSVIPLEKEIQSLRLYLELESLRFDNTFEYLVEIHPELESLNYQVPAMLIQPFVENAIWHGLLHKEGERKLLVSLQMSDEMLQCIIEDNGIGRKRASEIRKLRNKEHESKGMTVTRERLEMMSKSTNKKASVNIEDLIEHDGNPLGTRVVLLIPIQS, encoded by the coding sequence ATGAACATCGTTCTTCATCGTAATTGGTTTTTGTGGCTGAAATTATTTTCGGTTGGTTTCTTTCTTCTGAATACTTTTTTCACTCCACTCTTTGCACTTGACCCTTCCAAATCAATCAGACAATATGGTTATGATGTTTGGGATGCAAACAAAGGATTTCCATTCTTTGCCGTTCATTCCATTGTTCAATCCCACGATGGCTATCTTTGGTTAAGTACTGACGATGGGCTTGTTCGTTTCGACGGCGTACGATTCAAACTGTTCGATAATACAAATACGAAGGAGTTGAAGCATAATCAAATTTCAACTATCGTCGAGGACAAAAACGGAAACCTTTGGTTTGGCACACGGGGCGGCGGATTGATGAAATACCGTGACGGTAAGTTTTTCCATTATGGTAAGAAAGATGGACTGCCAAGTGAGACAATTCATGCAATGTGTTTGAGTAACGACGGAGGATTATGGCTTGGAACGGAGATGGTTGGGATTTGCTACTGGAATAACGGATTCGTCCGACCGTTGCAGACGGTGAAAAAATATGATTGGGTATTCTCGATTGCCGAGATGCGGGACAAAACATTACTCTTCGGGCTGGGCGCATTGTGCAAGAAACCGGCCGACAAGTTTTCATATTATCGCGTGGATAGTTCGCGTGCGCTTGTCAAAGCGATTCTTGAGGATACTCACGGACGAAGATGGATAGGAACAGCGGAAGGATTATTTTTTCTACAGGATGAACAGATGGTTCCGTGTATGATTCCCGGAGCGCCAACGACACAGGTGGTTTCGGCGTTGTATGAGGACAAGGCAGGAAATATCTGGTTAGGAACAGAAGGGAACGGACTGTACCGGTATTCAAACGGAAAATTCGACACGTTTACAATGGCAAACGGATTATCAAGTGACAGAATTCTTTCTTTCTATGAAGACAGGGAAGGAAACCTCTGGGTTGGAACACGCGGCGGTGGTTTGAACCGCTTCCGGGATTTGAATATCGTTTCGTTCAGCAAATCGGAAAGATTGACTGAGGAATATGCCGGTTCGGTGTTTGAATGTCGCGACGGAACAATGTTCGTCGGGATAAAAGATTTCGGGTTAGATGAAATTCGTGACGGAAAGGTTATCAACAATTACAGGTTTGGTGAAACGCAAATGCAAAATACCGTGCGGGCGATTCATGAAGATACACACGGAACAATCTGGATTGGAACGAATCGCGGTGTGTATCAATTAACCAAAAAGAATGGAACGAGCAAACGAATTGTCAAACCCGTTGAATTGCAGGGGAGACTGCGTACTGAATCTTTCCGTGTAATTTTCAGTGACGCGCGGGATTCTCTCTGGTTTGGAATTTATGGCGGAGGATTTATCCAAAGGCATTCGTCAGTCGCTTACCAACTTGAACCTGTTGATAAAACGTTAATGAGAAACGGATATGTCAGAACTTTATCACGCAGTAATGACGGAACAATCTGGGTTGGTTCTCAGACGGGCGTTGTTCAGTTGAAAGACTCTGCTGTTATTTCCCGCTTCACTAAAAAAGATGGATTAACGCACGATGATGTTTTCTCAACGCATGTAGAAGATAACGGAATAGTCTGGGTCGGAACGTACGGAGGCGGTTTGAACAGAATTAAAAACGGGAGAGTTACTCAGATCCGGAAAGTACACGGATTGTTCGACGAAGTTGTGTACTCTATCTTGGATGATGGTTTGGGTAATTTTTGGATGAGTTGCAACAAGGGAATTTTCAGTATCTCCAAGAAGCAACTGAATGAATTTTGTGAAGGAAGAGTTCAGGAAATTACATGTACACCGTACGGAATTGTTGACGGGATGAAAAGTGTCGAGTGTAACGGCGGCTCTCAATTCAGCGGAATAATTACGCGTTCGGGGTTACTTGTTTTTGCAACAGTAAAAGGTGTTGTGATGATTGACCCTGCACGGGTCCAAACAAACATGTTACCTCCGCTTGTAAAAATAGAGCAGGTTATTGCTGAAGGGGAAATAGTTGAAGCAAAAAATGAAATTGAACTTTCCTCGGGGAAGAGAAATCTTGAAATAGAATTTACGGGATTGAGTTTTGTTGTACCGGAAAAAGTTCAGTTCAAATTCAAATTACAAGGTATCAATGATAGTTGGATAGAATCAGGAACAAGGAGAAGCGCGTACTTTACTCACTTGCCGCCGGGAGAATATGTATTTCATGTTAAAGCATGTAACAATGCCGGTGTGTGGAATGAACAAGGTGCAACAGTTTCTATCATCATTCCTCCGCTATTCTGGGAAACGTGGTGGTTTCAATTCGGCGGAGTGTTGACTCTCGTTTCCGTTGTTGTTACAATAGTGATGCGACGGGAAAAAATAATAAAAGAACGTGAGCGGCAGAAGTTGATGGTGCAACAACAATTGATGGAGTTAGAATCACGCGCGCTTCGTTCACAGATGAATCCCCATTTCATTTTCAACTCGCTCAATTCTATTCAGGAATGTATTCTCAGTGATAAGACGGAAGCGGCATGTGAATATCTTTCCAAGTTTGCACAACTCATTCGGATTGCATTTGAGAGTTCGGAGAAAAGTGTCATTCCGCTTGAGAAGGAAATTCAATCGCTTCGATTATATCTTGAGTTGGAGTCGTTACGGTTTGATAATACTTTTGAATATCTGGTTGAAATTCACCCCGAATTGGAATCGTTGAATTATCAGGTTCCTGCCATGTTGATTCAACCGTTTGTTGAAAATGCAATCTGGCATGGGCTGCTTCATAAAGAAGGCGAACGAAAACTTCTTGTTTCGCTTCAAATGAGTGATGAGATGTTGCAATGCATCATCGAAGATAATGGTATCGGGAGGAAGCGTGCGTCTGAAATCAGGAAATTAAGAAACAAAGAGCATGAATCGAAAGGTATGACGGTGACACGCGAACGGTTGGAGATGATGAGCAAATCAACAAACAAAAAGGCAAGCGTGAACATCGAGGATTTAATTGAGCATGACGGGAATCCGTTAGGGACAAGAGTTGTCCTCTTGATTCCGATACAAAGTTAA
- a CDS encoding response regulator, which translates to MIKAVIIDDERSSRQVLMQMLNRFCSNVNVVASAGSADAGKLAINQCKPDVVFLDVEMPYETGFELLQSFHHVDFGVVFVSAHQRYIEEARQYAPLGFLLKPINAKELKVMMEEYESGNHRGKLE; encoded by the coding sequence TTGATTAAAGCTGTAATCATAGATGACGAACGAAGCAGTCGGCAAGTGCTTATGCAGATGCTGAACCGGTTTTGCAGTAACGTGAATGTTGTTGCCTCGGCAGGTTCGGCAGATGCGGGAAAGTTGGCAATCAATCAGTGCAAACCGGACGTTGTTTTTCTAGATGTTGAAATGCCGTACGAAACAGGATTTGAATTGCTACAAAGCTTTCATCATGTTGATTTCGGAGTTGTCTTTGTATCGGCTCACCAGCGTTATATTGAGGAAGCCCGGCAATACGCTCCTCTCGGTTTTCTGCTGAAGCCTATCAATGCGAAGGAACTCAAGGTTATGATGGAGGAATATGAGTCAGGAAATCACAGGGGAAAATTGGAGTAA
- a CDS encoding T9SS type A sorting domain-containing protein, whose amino-acid sequence MDIPFDQYTVCLVPQDGYAYSENLNCGTVDFSSGTLFSVEFGVFSDAKKFRTFSADTLLSKKPVKMVFKSNIRTSLYPNTATALENVFARLGKNGATFLGIAQLDKNRSKNLAWIPYKKAGDLGKLYTSAHNGTAYPIDSLRPAGKPAKKLKGAVKADRKQFNNRVFEQGIAFNLNIIASALGVTPTGFGELVFDSPGSLLGKKLYGMTLAEIAGWMNQLMTNWDSLGVENSSAYAELGEFANVLKKLNDSFSETVDSSNSSIDTSAVTVGDRNITSGKKNAFAVTLHGVRTASEVGLVKYVPGTVPSVKIQDAGFSEDESTLPTETALMQNYPNPFNPSTNFGFLISDFGVVTLKVYDMLGREVATLLNNDEVEQGEYEINFDASSLTSGVYFYRLTVNGVDDASQSFTDVKRMLLVK is encoded by the coding sequence ATGGACATTCCGTTCGACCAATACACCGTGTGCCTCGTTCCGCAAGATGGGTATGCGTACTCCGAAAACCTGAATTGCGGTACAGTAGATTTTTCGTCCGGTACATTATTTAGTGTCGAGTTTGGTGTTTTCAGCGATGCGAAAAAATTCCGGACATTCAGCGCCGATACGCTTCTCTCCAAAAAGCCGGTGAAGATGGTGTTCAAGAGTAATATTAGAACATCGCTCTACCCGAACACAGCAACTGCGTTGGAAAATGTGTTTGCCCGTCTCGGAAAGAATGGCGCGACATTCCTCGGCATCGCACAGTTGGATAAAAACCGTTCGAAGAATCTTGCCTGGATACCGTACAAGAAAGCAGGCGATTTAGGTAAACTCTATACTTCAGCACATAACGGTACGGCATACCCGATTGATTCGTTACGCCCCGCAGGGAAACCAGCGAAGAAATTGAAAGGTGCAGTGAAAGCTGATAGAAAACAATTCAACAATCGTGTGTTTGAACAGGGTATTGCCTTCAATTTGAATATCATCGCAAGCGCTCTTGGAGTTACTCCAACGGGATTCGGTGAGTTGGTGTTTGATTCTCCCGGTTCTCTCCTCGGGAAAAAACTTTATGGAATGACTCTGGCAGAGATAGCCGGGTGGATGAATCAATTAATGACGAATTGGGATTCGCTTGGCGTAGAAAATTCTTCCGCCTATGCTGAACTTGGTGAGTTTGCAAATGTCCTGAAGAAATTAAACGATAGTTTCTCGGAAACAGTAGATTCATCCAACTCAAGTATTGATACGTCGGCGGTGACTGTTGGAGATAGAAATATCACAAGCGGGAAAAAGAATGCGTTTGCAGTGACATTGCATGGGGTCAGGACAGCGTCTGAAGTGGGATTAGTAAAATATGTACCGGGAACAGTACCGAGTGTGAAAATTCAGGATGCAGGATTCAGTGAAGATGAATCAACGTTGCCGACAGAAACTGCGTTGATGCAGAATTATCCGAATCCGTTCAACCCGTCTACGAATTTCGGATTTCTGATTTCTGATTTCGGAGTGGTGACATTGAAAGTGTATGATATGCTCGGACGTGAAGTAGCAACTCTGTTAAACAATGATGAAGTAGAGCAAGGAGAGTATGAAATCAACTTTGATGCTTCATCGCTGACAAGCGGAGTATATTTTTATCGTTTGACTGTGAATGGTGTTGATGATGCTTCACAATCATTTACCGATGTAAAACGGATGCTACTTGTGAAATAG
- a CDS encoding T9SS type A sorting domain-containing protein, translating to MTGFPRESETIAVQVGWNMIGSISSSVDVTTITSNPPGLITSQFFSYENGYDVSTTIEPGKGYWVKVNQAGTLTLSSVASNQYSENSIKIVSTNEQPPPPPTSETTNQKPQVFNLEQNHPNPFNPSTVIRYSLPVTGLITLKVYNMLGQEVATLLDNQEMEQGEYEISFNANMFATGVYFYRINVESVDEDGMKQIFTDVKRMLLLK from the coding sequence ATGACGGGATTTCCGCGTGAAAGTGAAACAATAGCCGTCCAAGTCGGATGGAATATGATTGGTTCAATAAGTTCATCAGTAGATGTTACGACTATTACTTCCAATCCACCGGGACTCATAACATCACAATTTTTTAGTTATGAGAATGGTTACGATGTCTCGACAACAATTGAGCCGGGAAAGGGATATTGGGTGAAGGTAAATCAGGCTGGAACCTTAACTCTGTCATCAGTAGCCAGTAATCAGTACTCAGAAAATAGTATTAAGATTGTTTCTACGAATGAGCAACCACCACCGCCACCAACATCAGAAACCACAAATCAGAAACCACAAGTCTTTAACTTGGAACAAAACCACCCTAACCCGTTCAACCCTTCGACTGTTATTCGTTATTCGTTACCTGTTACAGGTCTGATAACGTTGAAAGTGTACAACATGCTCGGGCAGGAAGTTGCAACGTTGTTAGACAATCAGGAAATGGAGCAAGGCGAGTATGAAATATCGTTCAATGCAAACATGTTTGCAACCGGTGTATATTTCTATCGCATCAATGTTGAATCGGTTGATGAGGATGGAATGAAGCAAATATTCACTGATGTGAAGCGGATGCTGTTACTCAAGTAA